GCCAGGTGCTGGGACAAGGTAGTAGCGCGGTAGCCACAGATCCGCAGAGCGGAGAAATTCTCTTTTACACTGATGGTAGTATTGTCTATGATGCTCAGGGCAACACCTTTAATATCACCAATGGTGATCCCAATGGTGAGCAGCATGTCGTCATTTCTCCTATTCCTGGAAGTACAGATGAATTCTATCTTTTTTACAGGGATACTAATGGAGACCTTCAGTCATATACTGTTACTGTAAATACCAGCAGTGGCGGCTACCCAGCAATAAGCTCATTTAACGGTCCTAATGCTGTAAGTGGTTTCACCGATGCCGAAGCAGTTGCCCTTATTCCTAACCCCAATGGCGATAGTTACTGGCTAGTTTCTAAAATAGATGGCACCTCTACCTATCAGTATGCTGAAGTTACAAATGCAGGGGTAGGGCCTATACAAAACTATCAGGCTGGAGCGGATGGAGCCAGCAATATAGGTAACAGCACAGGTCTGGATTTTAATGCTGCCACTAATCAGCTGGCAGTAGCTGGTCAGAACGGATTTCATGTTCTAAGTTTTGATCCTCAAAGCGGCACTTTTGGGTATATCAATAGTGGCAATACTGCCGCTTACGATGTGGCTTGGTCAGGTGATGGCAGCAAACTTTACATCTCCGATGGAGCAGGAGGAAATATTTATCAATATAACCTGGACAATACGCCTCCAAGCTTAACATCTTTACGTAACGCGATTGGCCTGGGAGGAAGTTCTATAAACGGTCTACAGAGAGGGCCTGATGGAAGCATTTACTTTCTTTATGATCAGGGAGGGCAGTCTTTAGTAGGCAGTATTAATGATGCAGACAGTGTGTTCAATTTGCTTTCATATGATTTAGCTTTGTTGGACGGCACCGATTTTGGGGGCAGGCGCTTCTCTGAAACTGCTCCGGCAGCCACTCCTGATTATAGCTTTAACGTTAACCAGGTAGGCCAATGCGCTAACAATCCGGTACAGCTGATACCTCAGTTCCAGGATCCTAATATTCCCGAACCCGACAGCATAGTTTGGAATATAGATGGGCAAAACTTTAGTGGCATCTCTCCTACTTTTACTCCAGAGCAGGCAGCCTCATATACCGCTACCGCTTTTTGGGGAGACACATCTATTACAGTGTCTGGAGGAGCAAATGTTCAGCAATTTGACCTACAGATACCGCTGGTACAGGATACTACCATCTGCCCGGGAGAGCCTACTCCCTTAAGTGCAGAACCTCAAAGTGGAGGCGGACAAGGCGGAGGCACGGGAGGTGGAACTGGTGGAGGAAGTTATCAATACTACTGGAGTACAGGTGAAACCACCTCAGAAATAGAAATAGATGAAGCAGGTGTATACTGGGTGCTTGTCACCGACGCCTCTGGCTGCACTGCTTATGCAGAGTCTAACGTAAAAGAGTACCAGATAGAGAATCAAACTTATAACGTGTGGTATTTTGGTAATGGTGCGGGCATAGACTTTAATACGCTTTATGATAGAGATAACCCTGATGAAGGCGGAGAAATTACGCCTATTGGAGATGGAGCCCAGACCGCTCCCGAAGGCGTAGCAGCAGTATCAGACGGTAATGGGGATATACTTTTTTACACCGACGGTCAAACTGTATTTTTTAAAGACCGAACTACCGGAGACCATATAACCTTGCCCGATGCCAACGGCCAGCCGGTGCAAATAGGAAGCAAAGAGTCTAGTACCGTAGGCATGGTACAGGTGCCAGGGGCAGACGGAATGTATTACGTTTTTACGGCTACCCCCGTAGAAAGTGGTGCTTACGAACTTAATTATGCTATTGTTGACCTCAAGCAACAAGCAGTAATTTCTGCTAATAACCTTTTATTTAGCAAAAGCACAGAGCGTATAACTATATATGGTGGTAATGGAGGAAATGCCACATTGGTAGCACACGAATATGGTAATAATACTTTCCGTGCTTACCCTATTACTGAACAGGGTATTGGCTCTCCTGTGCTCTCTTCTGTAGGCTCAGTACATGACCTGGGCGAGCCCGATGAAGCCAGAGGGTATATGAAAATTGGTGGCGACTCTAGTGGCACTGTATTGGCTGTTGCCTTACCCGATCGTGTGGAGCTTTTCAATTTCGACACCCAGACATTAGAGCTAAGCGATCCGGTTACTGTAGATTTTAGTGGACAAAACGCCCAGCCTTACGGTATAGAGTTTTTTACAGATACTTTAGATAACACTGTATTGCTGGTATCTACAGACAATGGCCTTTTTACTACCAATATTGAACGTCCGGTTACAGAAGGTTCCATTACGATTACTCGTGACCCTGACTTTTCCGGAAACTACGGCGCTATACAAAGAGGTCCTGATGGACAACTTTATCTGGCACAGGAGGGGGCTTCCTCTTTGCTGGCCGTAAACGTAGATCCTAATACCGGAGATGTAAGCGAAGTTAATTCTGTAGAGCTCCCTAATGGAGCTACCAGTGGCTTAGGTTTACCAGACTATGTAGACTTTGGAGGCAACTCTTTCCCCGAGCCAAATATTACGGTAGACAATGCCTGTGTGGGCAACGAAATCAATTTCTCTGCACAGGGCCGAGATAATGTAATAGAGACTTATAGCTGGGAGCTTCGCAGAAGCGATGGTATTACAATAGGCCTCCCCGATTCTGTCAGATCATTACAGAGTTTTACATTTACTCTGGATAGTGTAGGCACTTATGAAGCCAGAGTTACCCTCTCTAACCCCTGCGACGCAGATACT
This window of the Porifericola rhodea genome carries:
- a CDS encoding gliding motility-associated C-terminal domain-containing protein is translated as MLNRFILIGASFCCLFCWLSLLSPTVYAQGRTDNNWIFGSTGQGIRFNFSDDSLASDPQNSQVLGQGSSAVATDPQSGEILFYTDGSIVYDAQGNTFNITNGDPNGEQHVVISPIPGSTDEFYLFYRDTNGDLQSYTVTVNTSSGGYPAISSFNGPNAVSGFTDAEAVALIPNPNGDSYWLVSKIDGTSTYQYAEVTNAGVGPIQNYQAGADGASNIGNSTGLDFNAATNQLAVAGQNGFHVLSFDPQSGTFGYINSGNTAAYDVAWSGDGSKLYISDGAGGNIYQYNLDNTPPSLTSLRNAIGLGGSSINGLQRGPDGSIYFLYDQGGQSLVGSINDADSVFNLLSYDLALLDGTDFGGRRFSETAPAATPDYSFNVNQVGQCANNPVQLIPQFQDPNIPEPDSIVWNIDGQNFSGISPTFTPEQAASYTATAFWGDTSITVSGGANVQQFDLQIPLVQDTTICPGEPTPLSAEPQSGGGQGGGTGGGTGGGSYQYYWSTGETTSEIEIDEAGVYWVLVTDASGCTAYAESNVKEYQIENQTYNVWYFGNGAGIDFNTLYDRDNPDEGGEITPIGDGAQTAPEGVAAVSDGNGDILFYTDGQTVFFKDRTTGDHITLPDANGQPVQIGSKESSTVGMVQVPGADGMYYVFTATPVESGAYELNYAIVDLKQQAVISANNLLFSKSTERITIYGGNGGNATLVAHEYGNNTFRAYPITEQGIGSPVLSSVGSVHDLGEPDEARGYMKIGGDSSGTVLAVALPDRVELFNFDTQTLELSDPVTVDFSGQNAQPYGIEFFTDTLDNTVLLVSTDNGLFTTNIERPVTEGSITITRDPDFSGNYGAIQRGPDGQLYLAQEGASSLLAVNVDPNTGDVSEVNSVELPNGATSGLGLPDYVDFGGNSFPEPNITVDNACVGNEINFSAQGRDNVIETYSWELRRSDGITIGLPDSVRSLQSFTFTLDSVGTYEARVTLSNPCDADTVLIQSFDVGQSAEVTLPESVNLCNGGVEVSAIDPGTPDIANYTFSWVQVGQVGGGNLPDQNTITITEGGEYTVTVTNVDGCESEGFVFVVDTRPEINLPEDFTLCQNETRELDVEIPSPGDPGYEWIVLDANDQTVATSNEPVIEVSELTPNPGVFRYTVTVTDDAPEACFIQDTVVVTIEQAPVVSATAQPTSNCGVDDGAITLDLNGADPSTLTFSWTNSSGSVVSTVQNPSNLPAGAYIVNVTNSQGCVANASAAVEDQGADFNIDNVSTIDSGCDDNSGIITVTIDDQNTPAVFPVSWTLSGNGVNRSGSAPATSRDASGFTPIDIPGLSAGFYNVEIRSAGNCLQARTDIEVPVNEDSVEFDLVESPISVCGPTATIRVDYNPTGGEVWQFRWFRPNGTEIPTSDNQRSSLNLNSGNFQSGVYMVEVTNLNRPDLCPGTQEVRVTFGDPFDFDIVEVEPDNSCQTGEKQLTVNFIPESAASRDLIYNWTLNGQSVGALQTITVRESGSYNLSIRERNNSACIFNDELPVQVSQPISVNILYGNACADGSSIPLFASVSTEGTDSLTYRWYRPDGTRIQASNPGPAGAGDSLQVLADMPEGEYRVEVETSGGCFAEATASIMRNPLPDAELGPSQIICTQDPDPAISSVVLEVGFAPEIYWTTPKGDFVNTNNVIADVGGTYIVEMINEFGCSSIDSIEIVDDCRPRIVAPNAFRPDGVNNTFFVYPKYVSAEDFDIKIFNRWGELVFQSSDPNFRWDGTYNGKEAPLGTYPYVIQYKSSTNETGELLEQRGGITIVR